The genomic region TTGCGGCATCCGTCGTGGTGCAAAGGCCGTTGCCGTGGCGGCGGGCGCGAGCGTATAGTCGGGGCCTCGCCCCAGACCCGCTTGCAACGAAGGAGACGTCGATGAAGAACCTGTTGTCGTCGATCGGCAGGACGCCCCTCATCCGCCTGGAGCGGCTCCCCGGGACCGGAAGCGCGGAAATCTTCGTGAAATACGAGGGAGCCAACCCCACCGGCAGCATGAAAGACCGGATGGCCCTGTCGATGGTGGAAGGGGCCGAGCGCCGCGGACAGCTGCGGCCGCGCGGCAAGGTGGTCGAGTACACCGGAGGGAGCACCGGAAGCTCGCTGGCGATGGTTTGCGCGGTGAAAGGGTATCGGGGGCACTTCGTCTCGTCCGACGCCTTCGCCGAGGAGAAGCTGCAGACGATGCGCGCCTTCGGATCGGAGGTCGAGGTGATCCCGAGCGTGAACGGCAAAGTCACGGCCGAGCTGATCCAGGCGATCATCGAGCGGGCGCGCGAGCTGGCGGAAGAGCCGGACGCGTTCTGGACCGATCAGTTCAACAATGCCGACAACCGCCAGGCCTACCATGCGATGGCCGAGGAGATCCTCACCGCGCTCGATGGAAGGGTGGATGCCTTCGT from Candidatus Polarisedimenticolia bacterium harbors:
- a CDS encoding cysteine synthase family protein; this translates as MKNLLSSIGRTPLIRLERLPGTGSAEIFVKYEGANPTGSMKDRMALSMVEGAERRGQLRPRGKVVEYTGGSTGSSLAMVCAVKGYRGHFVSSDAFAEEKLQTMRAFGSEVEVIPSVNGKVTAELIQAIIERARELAEEPDAFWTDQFNNADNRQAYHAMAEEILTALDGRVDAFVMGVGTGGCFSGNAEMLKRKAPGVRCVAFEPAVSRALSGMKPTGGHRLEGTGPGFVPSICRLDLADEIVPVTDADAYETARRMAREEGIFGGITSGANVWVALRQAQKLGPGKRVVTVVCDSGLKYLQGDLYR